The nucleotide window TTTGCAACTTATATATTCGTATTGTTAGTACTCTATATTAAGTGTTCATTCTGTACGTTTCATCTTCTCCCCATATAGGATGTTGCAGCAACTGCAAGCAGACACTTATCAGGCAAGTGCACTGCAGTCTGGATGTATACCACAAACTGTCAGAACCAAGATGAGAGAAACTAAACAGGAAGTCTCTGTCTGAAGCCTGTCGCATGTTTCCCAGTCAAAAACGTTAGCGCATATATTATGATGATCACAGACTCACCTTAGCATAACATCTCTCCATGTGTCGCAATGCCACTTTTGGGTTGATAGGATGACTGCAGGACACACAGAAAATCAACAGATCTGTTTCTTCATTATCCCCTTCATTCGCCTGAAACAGGAACCAAAAGATTAACAAAAGAAAGATTTTAACCCAAACGGGAAAAACATATCTCTAGTTGAGGAGCTTCGACCTCACTGGATAAATACTGCAgtgggcaacaacaacaaaaattcttATACTGAAGGGGCTCACCTCCTCATCCTGCTGTACCACCTGCTGCTTGGCCTTGGCAATGATGCCCTCCAGCTCGTGGAAGCGTTTCTCCATGTCGGTGAGGCGTATGCGGGCGTTCTGCTGATCCCTCCGGATCCGCTCCAGTTGCTTCTTGCCCTGCTCCTCAGCGACGCAGGGGCTCTGCTGCCACTGCTGGATACGCTGAGGGAGAATCTCAAAGATCCGGCTGcacaaacagaaacagaaagTATTTTACAGTTGACACATTTTCTTACTGTTGCATTGTGTCAGTGTTGTAGTTTGTGTTCTTACTTGGCAGCCAGCTTTATGCCACATTCCTCTGAGCAGTATTTGGAGTTGGCTCGTGCTGCCTCCACACAGCTGGGCCCGAGGCACTGCCGCTGCCCTCCATCTCTGGCATCGCCCTTATTGTTGTGCCTAAGTTTGTCCTTGTGCTTCTGCTTCTGTTTGTGCCGCCGTGACTCTTTCTGATGTAAATTCACAAAAACAAATCCCATTGCACACATATTATATTGTCATGTAAAATCATTCCACTTTTATGTATTTTGTCATAACAGTAATATTCCCATGATGCCATaaaaacaaaagctgaaatattcAAATATTTGGTAGATGTGGACGGCAACTGCATGGATACAAGTAACAGTAATCTTTGTGTGTTTGCTAGATCTAAAAATAAAATTAGCTTACTTTGTCAAATTTATTTGCCCGTCTCTTCACATGCTTGACCTTAACAGCTTTCTTTCGCAGGACAGGGCTGAAGGGAGGGCCGTCATCCTCATTACTGAGCCATGGCTGGGTTAAACAAAAACAATAGATGAACCCACATTCAAAATACTTGAAAGTGCTGCCCAAGCTAAAGATGATCTGTGTGTAttttgaatgcatttcaatttgtTGTTGTTAGATAAATGAGAAACTAGGCTGAAAATTATATTGTAATACCATGTTTTCGTCGTATCCTGCCGCCTTGTACTTTTCGTAGAGTTCTGCCTCACTATCGTAGTCATCTGAATATCGTCTTCGCCGATGGTAGGAATTGTCCCTCCTTTCACGCAAATTAAACTCTTCATCCTTCACACGCAACATTTTCTGCAGAGAATAAGAGACATTATGTCACATTGTTTGCAAGACTACAACTGTTTTTTGACCAGGTGAAAATAAGTTAGGAGGAAAAATAAGATTGATGGCATAGTCTCATTAGGAAACTGACCCTGGCTCGGACATCACACTGCCTAAATCGACACTTCTGTCTTATTTTGTTGGGACCACCAAATTTCTTCATATCCTTGCAGAAGTCGCATGTGGCACAGTCCTCAGTCCTCAAGCAGGGCTCGCACTCCCCACACATACGAGCGGAGCGCTTAACCTGAGAAACAGAAAAGAGAcaaagatacagtgccttcagaaaatattcatagcccttgactttttccacattttgttgtgttagactgattttaaaattgattaagatttgtgtcactggcatacacataataccacataatgtcaaagtggaacttTGTTTTTCTAAATtttaacaaaataataaaaactgaaaagctgaaatgtcttgagtcaataagtattcaatccctttgttaaggcaacttcttatggctgagatcccgttaacgggatcgacttgacaacagccagtgaaagtgcagggcgccaaattcaaacaacataaatctcataattaaaattcctcaaacatacaactattttaaaccattttaaagataaacttgttgtaaatccagccagtgtccgatttcaaaaaggctttacgacgaaagcacaccaaacgattatgttaggtcagcacctagtcacagaaaaacacagccatttttcagccaaagagagcagtcacaaaaagcagaaaaagagataaaatgaatcactaacctttgatgatcttcatcagatgacactcacaggacttcatgttacacaatacatgtatgttttgtttgataaagttcatatttatatccaaaaatcttagttaacattggcgcgttatgttcagtaatgttttgcctccaaaacatccggtgattttgcagagagccacatcaatttacagaaatactcataataaacattgataaaagatacaagtattatacatggaactttagataaacttctccttaatgcaaccgctgtgtcagattttttaaaaactttacggaaaaagcacaccatgctataatctgagtacagcgctcagaacccaaacaagccatacaaatatcctccatgttgtggagtcaacagaagtcagaaatagtattataaatattcacttacctttgatgatcttcatcagaatgcactcccaggaatcccagttcgacaataaatgtttgttttgttcgataacgtccatagtttatgtccaaatacctcctttttgttcgcgcgtttagttccaaaatccaaattgatgatgcggaaagtacggacgaaaagtaaaaaaagttatattacagtccgtagaaacatgtcaaacgatgtatagaatcaatctttaggatgtttttaacataaatcttcaataatgtttcaaccagagaattcctttgtcttcagaaatgcaatggaacgcaggtcgctctcacgggagcgcgcgtggtcagctcatgccagatacctgactcaaagagctctccttccctcattcttcacagtagaagcatcacacaaggttctaaagactgttgacatctagtggaagccgtaggaagtgcaatatgaccccaaagacactgtatattggataggcaaacctacaaacctcagatttcccacttcctggttggattttttctcaggtttttgcctgccatatgagttctgttatactcacagacatcattcaaacagttttagaaacttcagagtgttttctatccaaatttactaatatgcatatcttagcttctgggactgagtagcaggcagtttactctgggcaccttattcatccaagctactcaatactgcccccagccataagaagttattaaggcaatcctaaataagttcaggaataaatatttgcttaaaaagtcacataagttgcatggactcactctgtgtgcaataatagagtTCAACAATAATAGTGTTATCCCTTTGAGGATGATGAAGTTATTCACTAAACTTTGgacggtgtatcaatacacccagtcactacaaagatacaggcctcCTTCATAACTTTgttgccggaaaggaaggaaactgctcagagatttcaccatgaggccaatggtgactttaaaacagttacagagtttaatggctgtgataggagaaacccgaggatggatcaacaacattgtagttactccacaatactaacctaaatgacagagtgaaaaggaagcctgtacagaataaaaatattccaaaacatgcatcctgtttgcaacaaggcactaaagtaatactgcaaaaaatgtggcaaagctttttgtcctgaatacaaagtgttatgtttggggcaaatccaatccaatacattactgagaaccactctccatattttgaagaatagtggtggctgcatcatgttatgggtaagcTTGttatcattaaggactggggagtttttcaggatagaaaataaatggaatggagctaagcacaatcaaattcctagaggaaaacctggttgtctgctttccaccagacactaggagaggaattcacctttcagcagggcaattacccaaaacacaatgccaaatctacactggagttgcttacaaagaagacagtgaatgttcctgagtagctGAGTTACAGTTAcagacttaaatctacttgaaaatctatggcaatacctGAAAATGttggtctagcaatgatcaacaaccaacttgacagagcttgaacatttttttaaaagaataatggggaaatgttgcacaatccagctgTGGAAAGctattagagacttacccaaaaagactcacagctataatcactgccaaaggagtgtgaaaacttatgtaaatcagatatctgtatttaattttcaataaatgtgcgcaaatgtctaaaaacgtgttttcactttgtcattatgggatattgtgtgtagatgggtgagagaaacattttatttgatccattttgaattcgggctgtaacacaacaaaatgtggaataagtcaaggggtatgaatactttctgaaagcactgtatgttTGCCAACAGAGTAGCTCCAAAGATACATTGAAAGAAAGTGGGGACATAACGTTTAGATGTAAAATAACTAACATTTGATCCACGGCGCTTTTCAGATGTATAATCTGGAGTGCTGTTCTGTCTTTCAAAatgtctctctggctctctctggctctctgcctCCTTTTCACGGCTCTTCTTTGGACGGTATTTTATCTCCAATGATGGGTTGTCGTCTTATCAAAAGCAACAGACATTGTGTGAGGTTAGAAAGCACATGTGAGTACCCAATGTGAATGATAGTGAATGGTAAACCATTAAAACCTCACCTTGGCATCGCAGGCAGTACCACTGCCTGATAGCTTTGGCCATCTTCTCTGTGAGATTGATGCAGTTACCATGAAACCACTCATTGCAATTGTCACAACCACTACAAGAAAAACAGATGTGAGCCCTATGAAACCAAGGTTAATGCTTCAAAGTCATTTAATGTTTACTTGTATGATCATCTGATTAAACTCACATCATGAAGCAATTGATGTCAGGTTTTCGACAAATGCAGTACACCGGTGCCTTCTCCCCCTCCATACTGCTCACAAGCCCCGGTGCAGGCTCGAAGTCTGACACTTCACTGTCCTGGAAGAGATAAACATCAGAAGATCATAATCATCTTGCCAATCAGATCAAACCTCCAGTGGCATAGCTAAACTAGCCCATTCAATAGACGGTAATAATTAAAGAAATGAGAGCAAggaactcagagatagcctatggCCAATTCAGCAGTAGGGCCTATACCTTACATCAACTACTTGAAATACATGGACTTAAAGTCAAAAAAATTAAAACAGTAGAAAATATCCGGGTGAAAATGTGTGTTCCTTCAATTACATTAATCTCTCTACTACGCCTGTCTGCCTCTCTTTCAATCTGTCTTGATTTGAGCTATTGCTAGTGAAGTGCAACGCATCAAATTATCACTGGGTCGGGcctgttgctagctagctgaaTGGCAACATCGTATTAACTAGCCTATTCAGGGCCCTCAGAGTTTGATGtgccagtgagctcgggacagcCACTGGATATGTGGGATCATCAGATCATGATATTTTTCTCTTTCACACCGAGGCTTGTTGATTTATCGAGGCCGgcagtgttggaaagatttttcaaatactgaggaactatcattctcaatggatgttaAAAAACAGACTTTATTTACTTGTGTGAGGTGAAGAGAAAATGACTGAGAAGCTCAATTTATTAGTGGTGTATGTGGGATTTTAAGACAGACATTGACAATGTCACTTTCCTACATATGCATGCATTCTGAAGAGACACACCATGTCTTTGCCACACACCCCTCCATCGTCTTGATGCAATATTTTAAATGACACTCAAGACACATCTTCACacacatactgaacaaaaatataaatgcaacatgtaaagtgttggtcccatttttcattagctgaaataaaatatcccagaaattttcctgacgcacaaaaagcttacttctctcaaattctgtgcacaaatttgtttacaaacCTTAGTGAGagtttctcatttgccaagataatccatccacctgacagatgtggcatatcaagtgtgctggggacaataaaaggttgctctaaaatgtgcagttttgtcaaacaacacaatgccacagatgccaaaagttttgagggagcatgcaattggcatgctgactgcaggaatgtccaccagaactgttgccagaacATTTAATGTTCATTGCTCTCCATAATCTGCCTcaaacgtcgttttagagaattcgtcagtacgtccaaccagcttcacaaccgcagaccacgtgtaaccacgccagcccaggacctccacatccgggttCTTAACCTGCAGGATcatccgcagaccacgtgtaaccacgccagcccaggacctccacatccgggttcttaacctgcaggatcatctgagaccagccacccagactgC belongs to Salvelinus namaycush isolate Seneca chromosome 20, SaNama_1.0, whole genome shotgun sequence and includes:
- the LOC120065689 gene encoding CXXC-type zinc finger protein 1-like isoform X4; its protein translation is MDSEVSDFEPAPGLVSSMEGEKAPVYCICRKPDINCFMIGCDNCNEWFHGNCINLTEKMAKAIRQWYCLRCQDDNPSLEIKYRPKKSREKEAESQREPERHFERQNSTPDYTSEKRRGSNVKRSARMCGECEPCLRTEDCATCDFCKDMKKFGGPNKIRQKCRFRQCDVRARKMLRVKDEEFNLRERRDNSYHRRRRYSDDYDSEAELYEKYKAAGYDENMPWLSNEDDGPPFSPVLRKKAVKVKHVKRRANKFDKKESRRHKQKQKHKDKLRHNNKGDARDGGQRQCLGPSCVEAARANSKYCSEECGIKLAANRIFEILPQRIQQWQQSPCVAEEQGKKQLERIRRDQQNARIRLTDMEKRFHELEGIIAKAKQQVVQQDEEANEGDNEETDLLIFCVSCSHPINPKVALRHMERCYAKSNKTVLRCVQSPEQDLLQEASGLVPRAFQGPKGPRG
- the LOC120065689 gene encoding CXXC-type zinc finger protein 1-like isoform X2, which produces MEGEKAPVYCICRKPDINCFMIGCDNCNEWFHGNCINLTEKMAKAIRQWYCLRCQDDNPSLEIKYRPKKSREKEAESQREPERHFERQNSTPDYTSEKRRGSNVKRSARMCGECEPCLRTEDCATCDFCKDMKKFGGPNKIRQKCRFRQCDVRARKMLRVKDEEFNLRERRDNSYHRRRRYSDDYDSEAELYEKYKAAGYDENMPWLSNEDDGPPFSPVLRKKAVKVKHVKRRANKFDKKESRRHKQKQKHKDKLRHNNKGDARDGGQRQCLGPSCVEAARANSKYCSEECGIKLAANRIFEILPQRIQQWQQSPCVAEEQGKKQLERIRRDQQNARIRLTDMEKRFHELEGIIAKAKQQVVQQDEEANEGDNEETDLLIFCVSCSHPINPKVALRHMERCYAKYESQTSFGSMYPTKIEGATRLFCDVYNPQSKTYCKRLQVLCPEHSRDPKVPGDEVCGCPLVRNVFEVTGEYCRVSKRKCNKHYNWEKLRRAEVDLERVRVWYKLDELFEQERNMRSAMTNRAGLLALILHQTIQHDPLTTDLRCNKDR
- the LOC120065689 gene encoding CXXC-type zinc finger protein 1-like isoform X1; this encodes MDSEVSDFEPAPGLVSSMEGEKAPVYCICRKPDINCFMIGCDNCNEWFHGNCINLTEKMAKAIRQWYCLRCQDDNPSLEIKYRPKKSREKEAESQREPERHFERQNSTPDYTSEKRRGSNVKRSARMCGECEPCLRTEDCATCDFCKDMKKFGGPNKIRQKCRFRQCDVRARKMLRVKDEEFNLRERRDNSYHRRRRYSDDYDSEAELYEKYKAAGYDENMPWLSNEDDGPPFSPVLRKKAVKVKHVKRRANKFDKKESRRHKQKQKHKDKLRHNNKGDARDGGQRQCLGPSCVEAARANSKYCSEECGIKLAANRIFEILPQRIQQWQQSPCVAEEQGKKQLERIRRDQQNARIRLTDMEKRFHELEGIIAKAKQQVVQQDEEANEGDNEETDLLIFCVSCSHPINPKVALRHMERCYAKYESQTSFGSMYPTKIEGATRLFCDVYNPQSKTYCKRLQVLCPEHSRDPKVPGDEVCGCPLVRNVFEVTGEYCRVSKRKCNKHYNWEKLRRAEVDLERVRVWYKLDELFEQERNMRSAMTNRAGLLALILHQTIQHDPLTTDLRCNKDR
- the LOC120065689 gene encoding CXXC-type zinc finger protein 1-like isoform X3 → MSGFMVTASISQRRWPKLSGSGTACDAKVKRSARMCGECEPCLRTEDCATCDFCKDMKKFGGPNKIRQKCRFRQCDVRARKMLRVKDEEFNLRERRDNSYHRRRRYSDDYDSEAELYEKYKAAGYDENMPWLSNEDDGPPFSPVLRKKAVKVKHVKRRANKFDKKESRRHKQKQKHKDKLRHNNKGDARDGGQRQCLGPSCVEAARANSKYCSEECGIKLAANRIFEILPQRIQQWQQSPCVAEEQGKKQLERIRRDQQNARIRLTDMEKRFHELEGIIAKAKQQVVQQDEEANEGDNEETDLLIFCVSCSHPINPKVALRHMERCYAKYESQTSFGSMYPTKIEGATRLFCDVYNPQSKTYCKRLQVLCPEHSRDPKVPGDEVCGCPLVRNVFEVTGEYCRVSKRKCNKHYNWEKLRRAEVDLERVRVWYKLDELFEQERNMRSAMTNRAGLLALILHQTIQHDPLTTDLRCNKDR